The following are from one region of the Lacinutrix sp. Bg11-31 genome:
- a CDS encoding diphthine--ammonia ligase, with protein MSNKTYFNWSTGKDSALALYHLLKDERFTVEKLVTSVNSHYNRVTMHGLPVSLLIKQAELLEIPLQTINLPEQPSMEDYETIMTQAISRLKAEGFTHSVFGDIFLEDLKAYRETNLSKVGISTVFPLWKRDTKALITEFLDLGFKAIVVCASAKHLSEDFVGKTLTKELIENLPEDVDVCGENGEFHTFCYDGPIFTTPVPFSIGEKIYREYDTPNTENEKTGFWFCDLY; from the coding sequence TTGAGTAATAAAACATATTTTAATTGGAGTACTGGAAAAGACTCTGCCTTAGCATTATACCACTTACTTAAAGACGAGCGTTTTACCGTAGAAAAACTAGTCACCTCTGTTAATTCACATTATAATAGAGTAACCATGCATGGCTTGCCAGTCTCATTATTAATTAAACAGGCCGAATTATTAGAGATACCGCTTCAAACTATTAATCTTCCTGAACAGCCGAGTATGGAAGATTACGAAACAATAATGACTCAAGCTATAAGTCGTTTAAAAGCTGAAGGATTTACACACAGTGTTTTTGGCGATATTTTTTTAGAAGACTTAAAAGCATATCGAGAAACTAATTTAAGTAAAGTAGGTATTTCTACAGTGTTTCCGCTTTGGAAAAGAGATACCAAAGCACTTATTACAGAATTTTTAGATCTTGGGTTTAAAGCAATAGTAGTATGTGCTAGCGCAAAACACCTATCTGAAGACTTTGTTGGTAAAACCCTAACAAAAGAACTTATAGAAAACTTACCCGAAGATGTAGATGTTTGTGGAGAAAATGGTGAATTCCATACCTTTTGTTACGATGGTCCAATTTTTACAACACCTGTTCCCTTCTCTATTGGAGAGAAAATATATAGAGAATACGATACACCTAATACTGAAAATGAAAAAACCGGGTTTTGGTTTTGTGATTTATACTAA
- a CDS encoding S41 family peptidase — protein MKTPKIILATLLLPLLFTSCFEDLDDNPISTLDINEFVYSGLDSYYLYKDSVPNLIEDKANSSNFSSYLNGFNSPESLFESLIYDRTNTDRFSWITDDYIALEQQFDGITKSNGMEFGLKRYTPGGNELYGVVRFILPNTSAETNGLQRGDLFNAVNGTQLTISNWRTLLGQNNYTLNFAEYNDNGTSGTNDDTIDATTNTVALSKIQYTENPVFKTEILQVEGENVGYLMYNGFVSNFNNALNSAFGAFQANNVQHLVLDLRYNPGGSVNTATLLGSLVTGSNTGQVFAKLKYNSQQQGNNFNYTFVDNNNGSTLNNLNLNKVYVLATGSSASASEMVINSLDAYIEVIQIGTQTVGKSQASITLYDSPDFTRSQPDPRHTYAMQPLVAITVNKNDDQVPAEGLNPLIEIEEQVNNYGVLGNVNEPLLAEALAHIAATNKVASTKKGKVSKTIFDSNDLLPHSKEMYIE, from the coding sequence ATGAAAACGCCCAAGATAATTCTTGCTACCCTACTGCTACCTCTACTTTTTACTAGTTGTTTTGAAGATTTAGACGATAATCCAATTAGCACATTAGATATAAACGAATTTGTTTACAGTGGATTAGATTCTTACTACTTATATAAAGATAGTGTTCCTAATTTAATTGAAGACAAAGCCAATAGCAGTAATTTTAGCAGCTATTTAAATGGTTTTAATTCACCTGAATCTTTATTCGAAAGTTTAATTTACGACAGAACAAATACTGATAGATTTAGCTGGATAACAGACGACTATATTGCACTTGAACAGCAATTTGATGGTATTACAAAATCTAACGGAATGGAATTTGGGCTTAAACGTTACACTCCAGGAGGAAATGAACTTTATGGTGTGGTTCGTTTTATATTACCAAATACAAGTGCAGAAACTAACGGGTTACAAAGAGGCGATTTATTTAATGCAGTAAATGGTACACAACTAACCATTAGTAATTGGAGAACACTTTTAGGTCAAAATAATTACACCTTAAATTTTGCCGAATATAACGACAATGGCACTTCAGGAACAAACGATGATACTATTGATGCTACAACAAATACTGTTGCACTTTCTAAAATACAATACACAGAAAACCCTGTTTTTAAAACAGAAATACTTCAAGTAGAAGGTGAAAATGTAGGTTACCTTATGTACAATGGTTTTGTTAGTAATTTTAATAACGCTTTAAATAGCGCTTTTGGCGCATTTCAAGCAAATAATGTACAGCATTTGGTTCTCGATTTACGTTATAATCCCGGAGGTTCTGTAAATACGGCAACGCTTTTAGGTAGTTTAGTTACAGGAAGTAATACTGGTCAAGTTTTTGCAAAATTAAAATACAATAGCCAACAACAAGGCAACAACTTTAATTACACATTTGTAGATAATAACAACGGTTCTACGCTTAATAACTTAAACCTAAATAAGGTGTATGTTTTAGCAACAGGATCGTCGGCTTCGGCTAGTGAAATGGTTATTAATAGTTTAGATGCTTATATAGAGGTTATTCAAATTGGAACGCAGACTGTTGGTAAATCTCAAGCTTCTATTACATTATACGATTCTCCAGATTTTACAAGATCTCAACCAGATCCTAGACATACTTATGCTATGCAACCTCTAGTTGCGATTACTGTAAATAAAAATGATGATCAAGTACCTGCAGAAGGCTTAAACCCTTTAATTGAAATAGAAGAACAAGTAAACAATTATGGTGTTTTAGGTAATGTAAACGAGCCTCTTTTAGCTGAAGCTTTAGCACATATTGCTGCTACTAATAAAGTTGCAAGCACTAAAAAAGGTAAAGTTTCTAAAACTATATTTGATAGCAACGATTTATTACCTCATTCTAAGGAAATGTATATTGAGTAA
- a CDS encoding RNA polymerase sigma factor: MTQLEFLNIVTPFKDKVFRLAKRLLVSREEAEDATQEVLIKLWKNKTKIKDYKNVEAFSMTMTKNFCYDKLKSKQAQNLKIVHSNYQDHSISLQKEVELNDSIDWVGKIMESLPEQQKMVVQLRDIEQYDFKEIAEMLDMNETAIRVALSRARKTIREKLTNTHNYGVK, translated from the coding sequence ATGACACAGTTAGAGTTTTTAAATATTGTGACGCCTTTTAAAGATAAGGTCTTTAGACTAGCAAAAAGATTGCTTGTGTCTAGAGAAGAGGCAGAAGATGCTACTCAAGAAGTCTTAATAAAACTGTGGAAGAATAAAACGAAGATAAAAGACTATAAAAATGTTGAAGCGTTTTCAATGACCATGACAAAGAATTTTTGTTACGATAAATTAAAATCTAAGCAAGCACAGAATTTAAAAATTGTGCATAGTAATTATCAAGACCATAGCATTTCGCTTCAAAAAGAAGTAGAATTAAATGATAGTATTGATTGGGTTGGTAAAATAATGGAATCACTACCAGAACAACAAAAAATGGTAGTACAATTAAGAGATATAGAGCAATACGATTTTAAAGAGATTGCCGAAATGCTTGATATGAATGAGACAGCAATACGTGTCGCTTTATCAAGAGCAAGAAAAACAATAAGAGAAAAATTAACAAATACACACAATTATGGTGTTAAATAA
- a CDS encoding DUF4252 domain-containing protein, which translates to MKKSIIVFAFAILLMPLTAMAQSDIFDKYSDNDNVTYASIKPKMFQMLAKINVQTDDKEAQEFMDMVKSITSFKTLATDDKAVAGDIAKWVKSRSSSLEELMEIKDDGVVVRFYVKEGKNEDHVAELLMFVNGLDAITKDLEVSVNGKKRGMESVLVSFVGDIDLNQLSKLINAFDLPGGKELDKKNNK; encoded by the coding sequence ATGAAAAAATCAATAATTGTATTTGCTTTTGCAATACTATTAATGCCATTAACAGCAATGGCTCAAAGCGATATATTTGATAAGTATAGCGATAACGATAATGTAACATATGCCTCTATTAAGCCTAAAATGTTTCAAATGTTGGCAAAAATTAATGTGCAAACAGACGATAAAGAAGCACAAGAGTTTATGGATATGGTAAAAAGTATTACTAGTTTTAAAACTCTAGCTACAGACGATAAAGCTGTTGCAGGAGATATTGCAAAATGGGTAAAGTCTCGTTCTAGTTCTCTTGAAGAATTAATGGAAATTAAAGACGATGGTGTAGTTGTAAGATTCTATGTTAAAGAAGGTAAAAACGAAGATCACGTTGCAGAGCTTTTAATGTTTGTAAATGGCTTAGACGCTATTACTAAAGACTTAGAAGTTTCTGTTAATGGTAAGAAAAGAGGAATGGAATCTGTATTGGTTTCTTTTGTTGGAGATATCGATTTAAATCAATTGTCTAAACTTATTAATGCTTTCGATTTACCAGGAGGAAAAGAGTTAGATAAGAAAAATAATAAGTAA
- a CDS encoding DUF4252 domain-containing protein: protein MKSIIKTVCFSLFLALALVSCKDEASIQNYFVEHQDLPEFLTIDLSAKMIDISKVELNEEEKVVYNSFEKVNILAYKAKDVSKENYTQELEKVKTIFKNKKYSELMEFSDNGMKFRVNTIGDDDAVDEFLVLASSNEFGFAVVRVLGDDMKPEKLYQLISQMQNADVDGNQLQKVMDYFKG, encoded by the coding sequence ATGAAATCAATTATAAAAACCGTTTGCTTTAGTCTATTCTTAGCACTTGCTTTAGTAAGTTGTAAAGACGAAGCTTCAATACAAAACTACTTTGTAGAGCATCAAGATTTACCAGAATTTTTAACCATAGACCTATCAGCAAAAATGATAGATATTTCTAAAGTTGAATTAAACGAAGAAGAAAAAGTTGTTTACAATTCTTTTGAAAAGGTTAATATTTTAGCATATAAAGCTAAAGATGTAAGTAAAGAGAACTATACTCAAGAATTAGAAAAAGTGAAAACTATTTTTAAAAATAAAAAGTATAGTGAGCTAATGGAATTCAGCGATAATGGCATGAAGTTTAGAGTTAATACTATTGGAGACGATGATGCTGTAGATGAATTTTTAGTCTTAGCAAGCTCTAACGAATTTGGGTTTGCAGTTGTAAGAGTTTTAGGAGATGATATGAAGCCTGAAAAACTATATCAACTAATATCACAAATGCAAAATGCAGATGTAGATGGAAATCAACTTCAAAAAGTTATGGATTATTTTAAAGGATAA
- the purB gene encoding adenylosuccinate lyase, translating into MSLNALNAISPIDGRYRNKIEILGDYFSEEALIKYRVLVEIEYFIALCEQPLPQLEGVNPSVFEDLRKIYKEFTTEDAQAIKDIESVTNHDVKAVEYFIKKEFDKLGLEQYKEFIHFGLTSQDINNTAIPLSIKEAMNDVYVPRYFELLKRLEELASDWANIPMLARTHGQPASPTRLGKEIEVFVVRLKEQFNLLNDIPSAAKFGGATGNFNAHKVAYPTIDWKTFGGTFVQEKLGLSHSFPTTQVEHYDHMAALFDCLKRINTIIIDLDRDIWTYVSMDYFKQKIKAGEVGSSAMPHKVNPIDFENSEGNLGLANAIFEHLSAKLPISRLQRDLTDSTVLRNVGVPFGHTLIAFQSTLKGLNKLLLNEPKFAQDLENNWAVVAEAIQTILRREAYPNPYEALKGLTRTNEAITKTSISNFIDTLEVSDAIKTELKAISPSNYTGI; encoded by the coding sequence GTGAAGAAGCCTTAATTAAATACCGTGTTCTAGTTGAAATAGAATATTTTATTGCGCTTTGCGAACAACCTTTACCACAATTAGAAGGTGTTAATCCTTCTGTTTTTGAAGATTTACGTAAAATATATAAAGAGTTCACTACTGAAGATGCACAAGCGATTAAGGACATTGAAAGTGTTACAAACCACGATGTAAAAGCTGTTGAATACTTTATTAAAAAGGAGTTTGATAAACTTGGCTTAGAACAATACAAAGAATTTATTCACTTTGGTTTAACGTCTCAAGATATAAACAATACTGCAATACCTTTAAGTATTAAGGAAGCTATGAACGATGTCTATGTACCTCGTTATTTCGAGTTATTAAAACGCTTAGAAGAACTAGCTAGTGATTGGGCAAATATACCAATGTTAGCAAGAACTCATGGTCAGCCAGCTTCTCCTACTCGCTTAGGGAAAGAGATTGAAGTATTTGTAGTGCGTTTAAAAGAACAATTTAATTTATTAAACGATATACCAAGTGCTGCTAAATTTGGTGGTGCAACAGGTAATTTTAATGCACATAAAGTAGCCTATCCAACTATAGATTGGAAAACTTTTGGTGGTACTTTTGTACAAGAAAAATTAGGATTATCACATTCTTTCCCAACAACACAAGTTGAGCATTACGACCATATGGCTGCTTTGTTCGATTGTTTAAAGCGTATAAACACTATTATTATTGATTTAGATCGTGATATTTGGACTTATGTGTCTATGGATTACTTTAAGCAGAAAATTAAAGCTGGAGAAGTTGGAAGTAGTGCAATGCCACATAAAGTAAATCCTATTGATTTTGAAAATTCTGAAGGTAATTTAGGTCTTGCAAATGCAATTTTCGAACATTTATCGGCAAAATTACCAATTTCACGTTTACAACGTGACTTAACAGATAGTACTGTATTGCGTAATGTTGGTGTCCCTTTTGGACATACACTTATTGCTTTTCAATCGACTTTAAAAGGGTTAAATAAATTATTACTTAACGAACCTAAGTTTGCACAAGATTTAGAAAACAATTGGGCTGTAGTTGCAGAAGCGATTCAGACTATTTTACGTCGTGAAGCCTATCCTAATCCTTATGAAGCTTTAAAAGGTTTAACAAGAACTAACGAAGCGATTACTAAAACGTCTATTTCAAATTTTATTGATACTCTAGAAGTTAGCGATGCTATTAAAACAGAATTAAAAGCTATTTCGCCAAGTAATTATACAGGTATTTAA